The Budorcas taxicolor isolate Tak-1 chromosome 5, Takin1.1, whole genome shotgun sequence genome includes a window with the following:
- the MCRS1 gene encoding microspherule protein 1 isoform X3, translating to MASGTASRSEDEESLAGQKRASSQALGTIPKRRSSSRFIKRKKFDDELVESSLAKSSTRAKGASGVEPGRCSGSEPSSSEKKKVSKTPSTPVPPSPASAPGLTKRVKKSKQPLQVTKDLGRWKPADDLLLINAVLQTNDLTSVHLGVKFSCRFTLREVQERWYALLYDPVISKLACQAMRQLHPEAIAAIQSKALFSKAEEQLLSKVGSTSQPTLETFQDLLHRHPDAFYLARTAKALQAHWQLMKQYYLLEDQTVQPLPKGDQVLNFSDAEDLIDDSKLKDMRDEVLEHELTVADRRQKREIRQLEQELHKWQVLVDSITGMSSPDFDNQTLAVLRGRMVRYLMRSREITLGRATKDNQIDVDLSLEGPAWKISRKQGVIKLKNNGDFFIANEGRRPIYIDGRPVLCGSKWRLSNNSVVEIASLRFVFLINQDLIALIRAEAAKITPQ from the exons GTTCATCAAGAGGAAGAAGTTCGATGATGAGCTGGTGGAGAGCAGCCTGGCTAAGTCCTCTACCCGGGCGAAGGGGGCCAGTGGGGTGGAACCAGGGCGCTGTTCAGGGAGCGAACCTTCCTCCAGTGAGAAGAAGAAG gtGTCCAAGACCCCCAGCACACCTGTGCCGCCCAGCCCTGCCTCAGCCCCTGGACTCACCAAGCGTGTGAAGAAGAGCAAACAGCCGCTGCAGGTGACCAAGGACCTGGGCCGCTGGAAGCCTGCGGACGACCTCCTGCTCATCAATGCTGTGTTACAG ACCAATGACCTGACATCTGTCCACCTGGGTGTGAAGTTCAGCTGCCGCTTCACCCTGCGGGAAGTCCAGGAGCGCTGGTACGCTCTGCTCTACGATCCTGTCATCTCCAA GCTGGCCTGCCAGGCCATGAGACAGCTGCACCCAGAGGCCATTGCAGCCATCCAGAGCAAGGCGCTTTTTAGCAAGGCTGAGGAACAGCTGCTGAGCAAAGTGGGATCG ACCAGCCAGCCCACCTTGGAGACCTTCCAGGACCTGCTGCACAGACACCCTGATGCCTTCTACCTGGCCCGTACTGCCAAGGCTCTGCAGGCCCACTGGCAGCTCATGAAGCAGTATTACCTGTTGGAGGACCAGACAG TGCAGCCGCTGCCCAAGGGGGACCAAGTGCTGAACTTTTCCGACGCAGAGGACTTGATTGATGACAGTAAGCTCAA GGACATGCGAGATGAAGTCCTGGAACATG agCTGACCGTGGCTGACCGGCGCCAGAAACGGGAGATTCGGCAGCTGGAGCAGGAACTGCATAAGTGGCAGGTGCTAGTAGATAGCATCACAG GCATGAGCTCCCCAGACTTCGACAACCAGACCCTGGCAGTGCTGCGGGGCCGCATGGTGCGGTACCTGATGCGCTCTAGAGAG ATCACCCTCGGCAGAGCGACCAAGGACAACCAGATTGATGTGGACCTGTCCCTGGAGGGTCCAGCCTGGAAGATCTCCCGGAAGCAAG GTGTCATCAAGCTGAAAAACAATGGTGATTTCTTCATTGCCAATGAGGGCCGGCGGCCCATCTACATTGATGGACGGCCTGTGCTGTGTGGCTCCAAGTGGCGCCTTAGCAACAACTCAGTAGTGGAG ATTGCCAGCCTGCGATTTGTCTTCCTTATCAACCAGGACCTCATTGCCCTCATTCGGGCCGAGGCTGCCAAGATCACGCCACAGTGA